A window of Heliangelus exortis chromosome 15, bHelExo1.hap1, whole genome shotgun sequence genomic DNA:
AATGACAATGCTCCTGTCTTCACACAGGAGAGATATATTGGGAAAGTTTTGGAAAGTGCCCGAGAGGGCTCTGTGGTTCTGACTGTGGTGGCAACTGATCAGGATATCGGACCTAATGGGAACATCTCCTACCAGTTCAGCCAAGTATTGAGCCAGAGTAACTCAGCATTCTCAATTGACCCCATGAATGGTGAAATTAAACTCACAAAGCCTCTGGACTTTGAAATGGCAGAAAAACACGAGCTCAGCGTGCGGGCCACAGACGGTGGGGGCCTCTCTGCGATCTGCAAGGTGCTGGTGGAAGTGCTGGATGTGAATGACAACGCACCAGAGCTGGTGGTCAGTTCCTtcagcagccccatccctgagaACACGTTACCTGGGACAGTGGTTGCCCTCTTTGCTGTCAGGGACCGGGATGCTGGTGCCAACGGGAAGATCTCCTGTGCCCTTGAGGACCTTGAGCTGTTGTTCACCCTGCGTCCAGCCTATAAGAACTACTATGAGCTGGTGACTGTGAGTGCACTGGACCGGGAGAAGAAAGCCCAGTACATCCTCACTGTCACAGCAGCAGATGCGGGGTCACCTCCTCTCACAACCACCCAGACCTTCACCGTGGACATCTCTGATGTGAACGACAATGCACCTATCTTCAACCAGACATCATACACCATGTATGTGCGAGAGAACAATATCCCCAGGGTGCTCATTGGAGCTGTCAATGCCTCTGATGCTGATGTGGGGCCCAATGCCAAGGTGACCTATTTCCTGGCACCAGCCCACCCCACAGAGcagcctccctgctcctgcatctCTGTGAACTCTGAGAACGGTCATGTGTTTGTGCTGAGGCCTCTGGACTACGAGAAGATCAGGCAGATTGAGGTCTTGGTGACTGCCTCTGATGCAGGGTCACCTCCTCTCAGTGCCAACGTCACCGTCCACGTTGTTGTGGTAGATGAGAATGACAACGCACCCCTGGTTCTGCATCCAGCccaggagagcagccctgtgtcCAGTGAGCTGGTGCCCGTGTCAGCAGAGGCAGGCTACCTCATCACCAAAGTGGTGGCTGTTGATGCAGACTCAGGGCAGAACTCGTGGCTCTCTTACCACCTGCTGAGGGCCACTGACCCCGGGCTGTTTGTGGTGGGTGCCCAGAGCGGGGAGGTGCGTCTTAAGAGGCAGGTGATGGAGAGAgatgctgggaagcagaaacTCATTGTCCTGGTGAGAGACAACGGGCAGCCCCCCCTGTCAGCCACTGCAGCACTGAGTGCAATCCTGCTTGGTGACTTCTCAGATGTCCACCTACAACAGAGCAGCCCGGCCATGGAGGATGAGGATGGCTCCCTGACAATCTATTTAATCATTTCCTTGGTCGCTGTCTCCCTGCTCTTCCTCGCATCCACGGCAGCCTTTGTTGTACACAAGGTGTGCAAGAGAAAGGAGCTGAAGGCTGGTCATGTCCTTTATGGTGCTTGTGACCTGCAGAGCGGCCTGGCTGATGCAGCTGCCATGGGGACCCTGCCCCGTGCCTATTGCTATGAGGTCAGCCTCACAACAGGCTCAGGGAACAGTGAGTTCAAGTTCCTGAAGCCCATGCTCCCCAATGTGCCACCGCAGCATTGTGCCACGGGTGGGGGCACCAACAATGAACAGGATCTCCCTTATGACCCCATCACCGTGGGGGACATGGCACCAGACAATCCTGGGACACTCTCTGCTGAACAGAtcaatcttttttcctttaactaGTATGGAGTCAGCACAGACAGAGGCTTTGTGCCTCACCATGAGAAGGGATCTGGGTTATGACATATGGTAGTGGTTCCTTTGGGTAAATCTGCTTTTGCTGTTGTCATGACCAATTTCCTTCAGATTCTAAGTCAGAAGAAAGGTTTTCTTTGCTTCCAAGCTAAAGGAGAAAACAATCCCTGTCAAACTTAAGCAAGCATAAGTTTTTAGCTCTGTTATAGCCATTTTTGCAATGCTTTGAGAGTGAGTTTAGGTCCATTTTCCCTGCCCAAGTTCTCTCACTTGTTGTCTGGCAAGGTTAGGGACATCTTTTTCTGTGCTCTAATGCAGTGGTACAGTCAGGCAGAGAACTCCCATGCTCTCTGGAACACTTGTAGCTCTCACTCAGTGGCAGAAAAACCAAAAGGCAAGGAAGGTGTGAATATTCTGTTATGGTGTGGTGCAAGCATGGGCCTCTTTCTTCCCTGGGTTTTTGTTGTCTGTCTCTGATATATGTGGATctgtgctttttgctttttagttgGTATTTCTGATCAGACCCcattgtgtgtctgtgtatgcTGCACACATGATTCCTGGTGAAGCCAGGAACTGCTCACACCTCACTATTGCAACGTGCACAAACCCAGCTCATCAGGCCAGAAGGGGAATTTGACCCTTTGGGTCATCAGTGTCATCTTCTCTTCCAGAGAATAACTACATGAGACCTTCCCTAGGCCCATGAGAAGGGGCTGTTCCTTTAGGATTGCCTTGAAAATGAATCAACACAGTGTTGGGATAGACTGTAACTGTACAGAGCTGTGGAAATGTGTTCATTGTCTTTTGGTGGATTGGATGGAAACTCCACAAGTCACTTCCAAGGCCTTTGTGTGAAGGGGAGAATTGAGATGAACCTGGACAATGGCTGTCGAGTTTGGTCTCATCACTGTTGTTTCTGAACTCAGAGGCTTCTTGATGGGAGTGGAAAGCTGTCCCAATaagattttctgtgtttgtgttagAGCATTTGCATTTTCCACGTTGtgatttctgcttctcctctgtgAACTGTGTTTGAGCACTGTTTTAGCCTTTCCCCTCCAGAAGGACCATCCCCCCCTGTATAACTGTGGGTTATTTCCATGATGGAAGTGTGGCATGGAGTGGCTGTAAAGCCTcgtgctgtgctgagctgccctGATAACCTGTACTGCTCTAAGCCAGGATACCCCTGTGTGtaaaagtgaaataaagagAACATTGGAATGCTTTGTGTGGAGGCAATCTTTGTGGAGAAGTTCCTCCTGGGAAAGCTCTGGTtaagttttttaaaaggctgtgaGTTTTGGTCCCATTCTGTCCCTTGGCTGAGGTAAAGGTGAGCAGGTCCTTTTCCTGAGTTTGGGTCCTGGGTCACCAGACCATTTAGGAAGATTGTGGGTAGGAGGAAATTTGCAGGAGTCTATGGGTTTTGTTGAGTGCTAAGCTTCTGCCTGAGATAGGACTATTTAGATCCAGGCCAGAGGAAACTCTTCCCCAAAGAGGGACCCTGGGAATGCAAAGGCCTCTGTAAAGATGtgaggggagggctgggtgAGTGTGTGACCTTTCTGCCTCTACTGGCAGCTGTGACTGTGGATGACATCTGTGAGGTGTTTGAGCTCTAAGTATTTTCATTCCAGAGGTTTTGGGGTGTGGTTGGCAGACAGCACACGTGTTCCTGTCTGAAGTTATCTGGGGGAGCCCCAGGAGGTGAGCATTTGGAGGGGTTTAACAGCTGCCAGGAAGAAGATTCACTCTTGGGAAATACTGaaggctgctgctgtccctcCCATAAAGGTCTAGAGAAAAAGGTAAGTTTTGAGGACACATTGGTGGAATTGTACTGATCAGAAGACCGTTGTACATCGAAGACTGAACGATCCACAGTCCAAGTAATTTGGGAAGGCACAGGCCTGTGCTGTGTGGCATAAACCCTGGTTAGCAGGATAAACTCAGCCAGCTCATTGTCAAGGAGGAAGCTGCCTGCTACTGGTGAGAAAGCCACTTGCAAGAAATAAGACCACATTGAAACTTCTTTTACTGTGACACAAGAGTTGATCAATAGaattgtttggtttatttttagttatttttttttccccagagcatTCCTAAAATGGCTTGGGAACTCTTTTTTGTGTCTGGGGCCTGCATGGCATGCTATGTGTGGCTTGAGTCTTCCCTGCTGAGGGTTCCATGGAGACATAGAAGTATCTATGTTAATCTCATCAAATTGTGTCAGAATTGGGACTGACATCTTGACTAAAGCTTCTGGTGATCTTGTTCCTATGGGAGGACACAATGTCAAGAATATTGGCCAAGATTCCTTTCAggtttattaatttgtttttaacctTCTTTGTGTACATTGTGCTTAGGATTGCTAGGAAAGACACAGGCATTTCAAAGTGCATGGTTCACAGTCTTAGAAATCAAATTTTACTGTGATAACCAGTTCATAATACTACTCCTTGAATGTGTGCTGAGTCTGCTGGGTTTTATGTGACATTTACTACCGGCTGGGAAGAGCTCTGGCTTTTTCTGAGACTGGAAGATTCCATTGCGTGTGCAACTGTACAAGGATATTTCAATCTCTATCTTCTTATCACACCTTCTTGAAATCTAAGTACTTCCTAGTAGCCAGTTTCCAGAATTTTTCCTGTATTAGCCCTCAAATTCTGGTAGAATTGGGTAAACTTGTAGTTAGCACTTTTGAAATCTTGATAAACAAATTATCAGTCATTCTTAAGGGCACTTGAAGTTCCAGAAATAGGTTCATGTTGCATGGTGGAAAATTTCTCTGATAGCACCTTGTGTTTTTTCCCACTGCTGGTCTTCCTGACTTAAATTTGGGATTCAATGCACATATTACTGTTGATTATTGTACAGGTATTGACATGAAATATTTAGAATACaaatgaaagatattttaaaacaaactatGATTCATCACAGCATGTTTCTCTTGTGTCTAATTGCAGAATGCAAGTTAGTCTgagaacataaaatattttactcctTTATTTCCTGCCAAACATGCCATTCCATTTGGAAAGCAGTGTACCAAACAGGTTTTCTTTCAAGTGGGTTGCCTGATTTCCTCCACTATTGAGCTTTCATCATGGGCATCAAGGTTTTTAGAACTTCTGAACTGTGCTGTGAGTTGCAGGCCTGGGTgcaaggggaaagagaaaattgtgGAGCTAGAAGACATCAAGCTCCACTTGGAAACAGCTATTTGGAGGGTGCTTTGGTGTGTGAAGATGCATGACAACGTGTTTCTGGGTTGGAATATGCAAGTCTTGCTATATAGCAGGCAGTGAATTATCTCCAACATGTTTCATCAGTCATTGTATCCCTCTATAAATATCCATTTCCCTCTCTGTCCATTTGGCTGTTACCTTCTTGACTCCTGAAACACTACAAACTCAAATCAACTTCTcgttttgttattattttgttacTGTGAGTTGTGTAGGTGCagctggaggaaaataaattttcatccCCTGGATCAATGGCTAGAATTAgcatgaaaaaatgttttctaacaACACTTTACTGAGATGGGGAGGAGGTCTTCACACTGGCATCTATAGCTACCCAGTGTTGGTGTGAGAGCCACTTCCACCAGATAGGAAAAGCTTAGAAAACCCCCAACACGACCTGTCTTCTGCATAAGGGGTTGTGATGATGCAACCTTTtctcaggtctttttttttattatattttttatttaatttttttctttagtttcttCACTATAAGAGAGATGAGGTTTAATGTACAGGTGATCAACAGGTAATGATGAAGGATCTGCCTGTTTTCTCTTGGCTCGTTCGAGCATCAGTAAATGTtgttaaaaagaacattttaaatgttcttaAAATCTGACACCATCTTCCAGTTTAGGAGATAAGGACCCAGTTTGTCAGAGAAACCGACAAAAGAAATTTGGAATTGGGTTGGATGGCACTGCCACGATGATGTTGGGTCGAATGAATGTCAAAAGAGACGGGATCCAGTAGGTCTGGTGTGACAGCTCTGGTTTCTTCAGTGGCTGAAATTCTCAGCTTTGCTCGTCCATCAGTGATCACcatttaaagcagaaaagctgaatGCTAGGTTCATAGATAGAACACTATCTATGAGCAGTGCTTCAGTGTCCATCCCACCCTTCCACTTCTCTCCCTCTGATGGGCACACTCGTGCTCTGACCCTAGAGAGCTAAGATCACGGTGAGGCAGACAGAGGTCTTGTCCCACATCCTCCAAGGTATGGGGGAGGATTTGTCTTGCAGAGGACTTTCAAGTGTAAGAAACTGAGAGAGGGGAAATTCCTAGATTCACCGTTTCAGCACGTTTTCTGTTTCGCTCTCCCAACATCATCTGTACGTCCCAAACCGCATGTGAATGCGGTGTAAGGACACGCATACCTCGATCTTCCACCTTGGTCCCTTTTAAGGATGCTCAGGACTTCAGCTCAGGACTTAAGGAAAGCAGGATTTTACTCTTGGATGCTGCGGTTCTCAGGTACCGACTCAGGGTGTCACTGTTGACAAAGCTGGAAAAACGACTCCGACGTCGGCTCCTCCCCTGCCCCGCAGCCCACGCAGTGCTACTACGCAGAGCATAGAGAACAGGAATTGCCCGACTCAGCCCTGTCCTCCGGCTGCTACCAAGGatctaatttatttatttctctcgGGCGCTGAATCAGCTGCTCAGAAATCCTCATTCCAAACCGTCTGCTGAATATACTTCAGCAAAGAAGAGAATGGAGGTCCTGCCGGCAGCGCAGGGCCGGGCAGCTGCCGGGAGAGTCGCGCTGTTTGTCCTGATGCTGCCGCTGTGCTGCGGAGCTGCACCGGAGTGGATCCGCTATGTCATCCCcgaggagctgggcagaggctcGCTGGTGGGGCCGCTGGCGAGGGACCTGGGGCTGAGCCCCGCCGAGCTGCCAGGACGCAAGCTGCGGATAGTCTCTGGAGACGAAAAGCAATACTTGGTCCTGGGGGATGATAATACAAATCTGCGGGTAAACGAGAGGATAGACCGAGAGGGCATCTGCGGCACCGTGTCGCCCTGTGTCCTCACTTTGGAGGCATTCGTGGAAAACCCTTTCAATATATTTCATGTGAGCGTTACTATCGAGGATATCAACGACAATGCGCCGCAGTTTGACAGAGAATTTGTTGCGATAGAAATGATCGAGTCTACGCCTCCTGGGGCCAGGTTGCCACTGGGCAGTGGCAGAGACCCCGACATGGGAGAAAATTCATTACAAAGCTATCAACTGAGCCCCAACCCGCTCTTCTCCCTTTTAGTGAAGGAGAGTCCTGATGGGACTAAACACGCGGAACTGGTGCTGGAGAATAGTTTAGATcgagaaaagcagagaaatcacCATTTAATCCTGACGGCGGTGGATGGCGGGGATCCGGTCCGATCGGGAACCACACAGATTAAGATTGAAGTTACCGACGCAAATGACAACGCACCTATATTCACCAAAGAGATTTACAAGGTTCGGCTGCTGGAAAACTTGCCAGAAGGCTCCTTAGCCTTTCAGGTAAAAGCTACTGACAGCGACGAAGGCACAAATGCAGAAATTACCTACACTTTCAGTGACATTCCCAACAACGCCCGTCAGCTTTTCAGTCTGGACTCCAGGACAGGGGATGTGAAGGTTTCAGGCCCCTTAGATTACGAAGAAGGTAAATATTACGAAGCAACTGTTGAAGGTAAGGATGGAGGTGGGTTGAGTGCACACGCCAAAGTGCACATAGATATTCTAGACATGAACGACAATGCTCCGACCCTTACCCTCCTTCCTATTATAAATCCGATACCCGAAGACTCAGTTCCAAGCACAGTTGTAGCTGTGATCAATGTCCGTGACAGAGACTCCGGGGATAACGGAGAAGTGATCTGCAATATCGACGAGGATTTGCCTTTCAGATTAGAACCATCATCAGCGAACACCTATAAACTAATAACAGCCAGCGACCTGGACAGAGAAAAGACCTCTGCTTACAACATCACCATCAGTGCTAAGGACCGGGGCAGCCCGTCGCTGTGGAGCAGCGcggagctggtgctggaggtgtcGGACGTGAACGACAACGCGCCGGTGTTCGAGGAGGCGGCGTACAGCGCGTACGTGTCGGAGAACAACGCGGCGGGCGCGGCGGTGGTGCGCGTGGTGGCGCGGGACGCGGACGCGGGCGCCAACGGGCGCGTGAGCTACTGGCTGGCGGGCGGCAGCGCGGGCGCGGCGCCGTACGTGTCGGTGGAGGCGCGGAGCGGCGCGGTGTACGCGCAGCGCTCCTTCGACTACGAGCAGTGCCGCGAGTTCACGGTGGCGGTGCGGGCGCAGGACGGCGGGGCGCCGGCGCGGAGCTCCACGGCGACGGTGCGCGTCTTCGTGCTGGACCGCAACGACAACGCGCCGCGGGTGCTGTGGCCGCCGGCAGGGACTGCGGGGCCggagccttcctcctcctccttctcctcctcgTCGTCGTCGTCGGTGGCGTTCGAGGTGGTGCCGCGGTCGGCCGAGGCCGGGTACCTGGTGGGCAAGGTGGTGGCGGTGGACGCGGACGCGGGGCGCAACGCGTGGCTGTCGTACGAGCTGGTGCAGGCGGCGGAGCCGGCGCTGTTCCGCGTGGGGCTGCACAGCGGCGAGGTGCGGACGGCGCGGGCCGTGTCGGAGAGGGACGCGGCGAAGCAGCGGCTGGTGGCCGTGGTGAAGGACCACGGGCAGCCGGCGCTGTCGGCCACGGCCACGCTGCACGTGGTGCTGGCCGAGAGCTTGCAGGAGGCGCTGCCGGAGCTGAGCGAGCGGGCGGCGGGCGCCGACTCGCCGGCCGAGCTGCAGTTCTACCTGGTGCTGGCGCTGGCGCTGCTCTCCGCCCTCTTCCTGCTGAGCGTGGCGCTGGCCGTGCTGGCGCGGCtgcgccgggccgggccgcccgCCGTCCTGCGCTGCCTGGCCGCGCAGCGCTTCTCCGTGCCCGGCGCCGCCTTCCCGGCCGACTTCTGCGAGGGCACCTTGCCCTACTCCTACAACCTCTGCGTGGCGCCGGGACGCGCCCTGCCCGAGCCCGCTTGGCCGCCGCCGCCCGTGCCCAGCCTGCCCGCCGAGGAGCTGCTCGCCGGGGAGCCCTGCGGGGAGCGGAGCCCGAGCCCCAGCGCCGGACCGGCacagccgcccgcccgccccgacGCACCGCAGGTCTGTAAGCCCGAGCGCTATCGCTCTGCTCCTTCAcccttcttctttcccagcCTTTGCTCTGAGTAACTCTACCTCTGGGTTTTCGGTGGGTCATGTGGATGAGGAGTGTTGTTTTATATTTTGGTGTGGGAATGAAATATGTGAGTAACTCCTTCTgagagctggctgcagcagtCTTTACGGTTTTGGTGGTGAGAGGTTCAGCTTTATCTGAGAGGTTTTGTCTTCCTCCCTTCTGATCATAATATTTTGGATCTGCCACAGTAGATCATAATAGGATCTGCCACAGTAGCTCATTCCTCtttagaaatatgttttttgtGTCTCCATGTCGGAGCTGGAAAAACACCATTGTAGACGTCTAGGAGACGTTTTTGCTTGTTGAAATGTGGTGGGTTTCTCCTCCGGATTGTGGTCTTAGTCACCGCTTAGATGAAAAAAGTGCTGTTGGTTAGTAGCATTATTCAGGTGGCTAAGTTTTATCTGGGtatgtttgtggttttttgcctACTTTGTGCTGGTTCTCTTAGTTCTTCTGGTTTGTGCAGTTCTTTATTGAGCTTCCATAAAGAAGTGGAGCAAATGTTGAAGTGGAAAAGGGGTTCTCAAAAGTAAATctaaacaaaaactaaaaaaaaggtacaaaaaaatctgtctttattTGCTATCCTCTTTCGTAAAAAGAGGTTCTTTGTTGAATTCATTGAGTGAAAGAATACAGAGCCGAGGAATTTAGTCTCCCAGTAATTTTGCACCAGTTGTACTTGACTGGTGAGAAAAGGTTCTATTCGGTTTAGTGAGGTACGTTTGCAAATTACTGCAATTACGCACTTGAATAAAGGCCGCTTACAAATGATCCGTGTAGGTGAAGGCGTGCAGCTGCGCTTGTCTTCTGCTCTTCTACGAGACTGGGTTGGATAGGTGTCTGTCCAAGATGAAGACTCAGGGACAAGCTGAATACTTTATAAgggaaaaaaggatgtttttgtGAAAATCACCAGTTAAATTCCATTCACTTTACTTTCTCAGTAATAACTGCATCTCCGCTTGTTCGTGTTTCTAGTTCTGAATTCAGAGGCTTCACTGGAGCATTCTACTGCTCTTCTTCAACTGAAAGTAGTGTTTCTGAAGGATGGATATCGGGAAAATAGGCGTTGTTACTCTTTGTGTACCATTTTCCTCCGAGTTTGTGGGAAACCCAGTATAATTATAACAGCAGGAGGGGCTAAGCCCACCTTGTTAGTCCTTTAAAAGTCTGATCTCAGCCACTTGTGCTGCGGAACTTGATTTACGCTTTATTCTAcctgaaatatttgaaacagGGTTCTCCTGCTCACGTTATTGAGCAAGTTTGCATTTGAATATTTCAGAGACGTGTTTTTATCActtttcaagttttcatttGATTCTCATCCTCTACAAGCCTTTCAAGCTTAATTGCAAACGAAACGTAAAATGTCACTAACAAATCATTTTACCTTTAGTGTAAAAACACACACgtgcattaagaaaaaacagcttaTAAAAAAACCAAGGCAGGCACCGAGGCAGCGCTGGGTGGGTGCAGTGCCGGGAGGAGGCTGCGGGTGCCGCTGCTGACCGAGGAGGAGCGAGAGGAAGGCCGGAGCGGTGCAGCAGCCCCGCCCGCTGCGGCCCGGCTCCATCGCTCGCTGGCTGGCTGGCTCGGCGGCCGGGCGGTCTGCGAGCGTCCCCCGGTGCGGAGCCGTGCTGCAGCGAGGCGGAGGGGAGCGGAGAGGAGGCGGGAGCGGGACCCGGAGCCCGATCGGAGGCGTTGTGAGCGGCGGAGGTGCGTGGAATGGCGGGGAGGCGTTGGGGCCGGCGGGAGCGAGCCCTGCTGTGGGGCGTGCTGGTGGCGGCGTGGGAGGCGGCGTGGGGCCAGCTGCGCTACTCGGTTCCCGAGGAGATGCCCAAGGGCTCGTT
This region includes:
- the LOC139802869 gene encoding protocadherin beta-15-like is translated as MAIARQVLCLSALFSLSHALSEPIRYSVAEEVASGSVVANLAEDAGLTPAQLWARRARLAPEDVPQHFRLDPGTGRLVVAERLDREELCGQSATCVLPFELLLATPLQIFRVEVAVEDINDHSPVFPEDQVTFHILETSNPGSSFPLEGAQDLDVGINSIQAYSIAPENEYFSVSFGSRSEGDRYVELVLGKPLDREEQAEVSFILTAVDGGSPPRSGTTQIHVVVLDVNDNAPVFTQERYIGKVLESAREGSVVLTVVATDQDIGPNGNISYQFSQVLSQSNSAFSIDPMNGEIKLTKPLDFEMAEKHELSVRATDGGGLSAICKVLVEVLDVNDNAPELVVSSFSSPIPENTLPGTVVALFAVRDRDAGANGKISCALEDLELLFTLRPAYKNYYELVTVSALDREKKAQYILTVTAADAGSPPLTTTQTFTVDISDVNDNAPIFNQTSYTMYVRENNIPRVLIGAVNASDADVGPNAKVTYFLAPAHPTEQPPCSCISVNSENGHVFVLRPLDYEKIRQIEVLVTASDAGSPPLSANVTVHVVVVDENDNAPLVLHPAQESSPVSSELVPVSAEAGYLITKVVAVDADSGQNSWLSYHLLRATDPGLFVVGAQSGEVRLKRQVMERDAGKQKLIVLVRDNGQPPLSATAALSAILLGDFSDVHLQQSSPAMEDEDGSLTIYLIISLVAVSLLFLASTAAFVVHKVCKRKELKAGHVLYGACDLQSGLADAAAMGTLPRAYCYEVSLTTGSGNSEFKFLKPMLPNVPPQHCATGGGTNNEQDLPYDPITVGDMAPDNPGTLSAEQINLFSFN
- the LOC139803250 gene encoding protocadherin gamma-B1-like is translated as MEVLPAAQGRAAAGRVALFVLMLPLCCGAAPEWIRYVIPEELGRGSLVGPLARDLGLSPAELPGRKLRIVSGDEKQYLVLGDDNTNLRVNERIDREGICGTVSPCVLTLEAFVENPFNIFHVSVTIEDINDNAPQFDREFVAIEMIESTPPGARLPLGSGRDPDMGENSLQSYQLSPNPLFSLLVKESPDGTKHAELVLENSLDREKQRNHHLILTAVDGGDPVRSGTTQIKIEVTDANDNAPIFTKEIYKVRLLENLPEGSLAFQVKATDSDEGTNAEITYTFSDIPNNARQLFSLDSRTGDVKVSGPLDYEEGKYYEATVEGKDGGGLSAHAKVHIDILDMNDNAPTLTLLPIINPIPEDSVPSTVVAVINVRDRDSGDNGEVICNIDEDLPFRLEPSSANTYKLITASDLDREKTSAYNITISAKDRGSPSLWSSAELVLEVSDVNDNAPVFEEAAYSAYVSENNAAGAAVVRVVARDADAGANGRVSYWLAGGSAGAAPYVSVEARSGAVYAQRSFDYEQCREFTVAVRAQDGGAPARSSTATVRVFVLDRNDNAPRVLWPPAGTAGPEPSSSSFSSSSSSSVAFEVVPRSAEAGYLVGKVVAVDADAGRNAWLSYELVQAAEPALFRVGLHSGEVRTARAVSERDAAKQRLVAVVKDHGQPALSATATLHVVLAESLQEALPELSERAAGADSPAELQFYLVLALALLSALFLLSVALAVLARLRRAGPPAVLRCLAAQRFSVPGAAFPADFCEGTLPYSYNLCVAPGRALPEPAWPPPPVPSLPAEELLAGEPCGERSPSPSAGPAQPPARPDAPQVCKPERYRSAPSPFFFPSLCSE